The following coding sequences lie in one Corynebacterium anserum genomic window:
- a CDS encoding DUF3068 domain-containing protein, translated as MLTRSRLIAILALLVGTALIALGALLPIVAPATKLLPLDLRSTTLTLDDPEAEIGPGFLNGPEKEQHPTVIAPVVRQFHVTQSDPSDDKSMSVRVGASTHREDIEDDLDSLLSAEIFSYRVDRRSGQAVDDSGQIADFPASPPHDTPMEGNWIKFPENSEQSSYDYYDYTLRRAFPAQFDREETRQDSQGNRVTVNIYKQVIPPTNVAEKYGNIRNQMNIPKEMDIRLPPNTAPIAQRFHSAEREIAVEPKSGLLVGMTEHTRDEYMVRDEAGLLVPVQLLLDFNGKTTPQVESSMLTQASDFISGLQAKWWSIGFLVAGGIVTVIALYFAFRPRKASRSHRGE; from the coding sequence ATGCTAACCCGTTCACGGCTTATAGCCATTCTTGCGTTGCTTGTCGGCACCGCGCTTATCGCACTGGGGGCGTTGCTCCCCATTGTTGCTCCGGCCACGAAATTACTCCCACTCGACCTCAGATCCACCACCCTCACTCTTGATGATCCTGAGGCAGAGATCGGTCCTGGCTTCCTGAATGGGCCCGAAAAAGAACAACATCCGACGGTCATTGCTCCGGTGGTGCGGCAGTTCCACGTCACGCAGAGCGATCCTTCGGATGACAAGTCCATGAGCGTGCGCGTCGGTGCCTCTACCCACCGTGAGGATATTGAAGACGATTTGGACTCCCTGCTGTCCGCTGAAATTTTCAGCTATCGTGTGGACCGTCGTTCGGGTCAAGCGGTGGACGATAGTGGTCAGATTGCTGACTTCCCGGCAAGCCCTCCTCATGACACCCCTATGGAGGGCAACTGGATCAAGTTTCCAGAGAACTCAGAGCAGAGTTCATACGACTACTATGACTACACTCTGCGTCGGGCTTTTCCCGCTCAGTTTGATCGTGAGGAAACACGCCAAGATTCTCAGGGCAATCGCGTGACCGTTAATATTTACAAGCAGGTGATCCCTCCAACCAACGTTGCTGAGAAGTACGGCAACATTCGGAACCAAATGAACATTCCCAAGGAAATGGACATTCGGTTGCCGCCCAATACTGCTCCTATCGCTCAGCGTTTCCACAGTGCGGAACGGGAAATTGCAGTGGAGCCTAAGAGTGGATTGCTTGTGGGTATGACCGAACATACCCGCGATGAATATATGGTGCGTGACGAGGCGGGTCTGTTGGTACCGGTACAGCTTTTGCTGGACTTTAATGGAAAAACTACTCCCCAGGTGGAAAGTAGCATGCTGACTCAGGCTTCTGATTTCATTTCTGGTTTGCAGGCCAAATGGTGGAGCATTGGTTTCCTTGTAGCTGGTGGTATCGTGACCGTGATTGCGCTATATTTTGCGTTCCGACCGAGGAAGGCCTCACGCTCTCATCGCGGAGAGTGA
- the rplL gene encoding 50S ribosomal protein L7/L12, with the protein MAKFTNDELIEAFKEMTLIELSEFVKLFEETFDVTAAAPVAAAAVPGAAGGEAAAEEKDEFDVVLEDAGAKKIGVIKVVREIVSGLGLKEAKELVEAAPKALLEGVSKDDAEAAKTKLEEAGAKVSLK; encoded by the coding sequence ATGGCTAAGTTCACCAACGACGAACTGATTGAGGCTTTCAAGGAGATGACCCTGATCGAGCTCTCTGAGTTCGTGAAGCTCTTCGAAGAGACCTTCGACGTTACCGCTGCTGCTCCAGTTGCTGCTGCCGCCGTTCCAGGCGCTGCTGGCGGCGAGGCTGCTGCTGAAGAGAAGGACGAGTTCGATGTTGTTCTCGAGGACGCAGGCGCTAAGAAGATCGGCGTGATCAAGGTTGTCCGCGAGATCGTTTCCGGCCTGGGTCTGAAGGAGGCTAAGGAGCTGGTTGAGGCTGCTCCTAAGGCTCTGCTCGAGGGCGTTTCCAAGGACGACGCTGAGGCTGCAAAGACCAAGCTGGAAGAGGCTGGCGCTAAGGTTTCCCTCAAGTAA
- the rplJ gene encoding 50S ribosomal protein L10, whose amino-acid sequence MANPKNIASLAELKARFEQADSTVLTEYRGLSVAETTVLRRALGADVTYSVAKNTMIKLAAKEAGVEFDDALLTGPTAIAFINGEAVDAAKAMKDFGKDHKNFVIKGGYMDGEALSAAQVEALAELDNRETTLAKLAGAMQGSLAKAAGLFNAPASQVARLAAALQEKKD is encoded by the coding sequence ATGGCAAATCCGAAGAACATCGCTTCACTAGCGGAGCTTAAGGCACGTTTCGAGCAGGCTGATTCCACCGTACTGACCGAGTACCGTGGTCTGAGCGTCGCAGAAACCACCGTGCTTCGCCGTGCACTCGGTGCGGATGTCACCTACTCCGTCGCCAAGAACACCATGATCAAGCTGGCTGCAAAGGAAGCTGGCGTGGAGTTCGACGATGCTCTGCTGACTGGTCCTACCGCAATCGCTTTCATCAACGGCGAGGCTGTCGATGCAGCGAAGGCTATGAAGGACTTCGGCAAGGATCACAAGAACTTCGTGATCAAGGGTGGCTACATGGATGGCGAAGCGCTGTCTGCTGCTCAGGTCGAGGCACTCGCTGAGCTGGACAACCGTGAAACCACTCTGGCCAAGCTGGCCGGAGCCATGCAGGGTTCCTTGGCAAAGGCTGCTGGTCTCTTCAACGCTCCAGCTTCCCAGGTTGCGCGCCTGGCAGCTGCGCTGCAGGAGAAGAAGGACTAG
- a CDS encoding esterase/lipase family protein: MDACTNPNNSTPTDPHNGTPTDPPSSSPTNATRKSTPRNATQFLPAFFRSLRHPEWLPQGVNKWDEPLNGRVPVVLLHGTWLNVYNTFAFIAPALERAGHAVFTKNYGRDPRPLTGRPSGVFGTAGLLHSQQEVAAFIDEVLERTGANQVDIIGHSQGVAQARLYLTDSGGAHPDDPGKNKVRRIIGIGGSNHGTTLSGISSLASALDKKGITDNLTIKVLGQAAMDQRLGSATVKHLNRGGDTVAGVEYTMICSRFDQIVTPWRTQRLEPGPGATVKNLLVQTGNVKDFSDHLAILYSPRVVDLILEALHPGEDNYRDTHPEVSRWVLPGFGEARLPRWRLLPFRRH; the protein is encoded by the coding sequence ATGGACGCCTGCACGAATCCCAACAACAGCACACCCACAGATCCACACAACGGCACGCCGACGGATCCACCCAGCAGCTCACCGACGAACGCAACCCGCAAGAGTACTCCGCGCAACGCCACGCAATTCCTTCCAGCTTTCTTTCGCTCTCTCCGTCACCCTGAATGGCTTCCCCAGGGGGTCAATAAATGGGATGAGCCTCTCAACGGTCGCGTTCCTGTGGTTCTCCTTCACGGCACGTGGCTCAATGTCTATAACACGTTTGCTTTCATCGCCCCCGCATTGGAACGAGCAGGTCACGCTGTATTTACCAAGAACTATGGGCGTGATCCTCGGCCTCTCACGGGGCGCCCCTCTGGCGTGTTCGGCACCGCTGGACTTCTCCATTCTCAACAAGAAGTTGCCGCGTTCATCGACGAGGTTTTGGAGCGCACCGGCGCCAATCAGGTGGATATCATTGGGCATTCACAGGGGGTGGCTCAAGCGAGGCTGTATCTGACGGACTCTGGCGGCGCTCATCCGGATGATCCGGGGAAAAATAAGGTCCGGCGTATTATCGGCATCGGTGGCTCTAATCATGGAACCACACTCAGCGGCATCTCCTCGCTCGCTAGTGCACTGGATAAAAAGGGAATCACCGATAATCTCACGATCAAGGTTCTCGGCCAGGCGGCGATGGATCAGCGGCTGGGTTCGGCAACAGTCAAGCATCTTAACCGCGGGGGCGACACAGTCGCTGGCGTGGAGTACACCATGATTTGCTCACGCTTCGACCAGATTGTCACCCCATGGCGCACCCAGCGCTTGGAACCCGGCCCCGGCGCTACCGTGAAGAATCTGCTGGTACAGACCGGAAATGTTAAGGACTTTTCTGATCACCTAGCAATCTTGTATTCGCCGCGTGTCGTGGATCTTATTCTCGAAGCTCTCCACCCAGGCGAGGACAACTACCGGGATACTCATCCTGAGGTATCTCGTTGGGTACTGCCGGGCTTTGGAGAAGCTCGTCTGCCACGCTGGCGGCTGCTTCCCTTCCGACGCCACTAG
- the rplA gene encoding 50S ribosomal protein L1 codes for MSKTSKAYRAAAEKIDKSRSYSPIEAAKLVKETSSKNYDATVDVAIRLGVDPRKADQLVRGTVSLPNGTGKTVRVIVFAEGPNATAAEEAGADAVGTAELIEKIQGGWTDFDAAIATPDQMAKVGRVARVLGPRGLMPNPKTGTVTTDVAKAVSEIKGGKISFRVDKASNLHAIIGKASFDEKKLAENYGALIDELLRQKPSSSKGKYLKKVTMSSTNGPSVQVDETVQKNYAE; via the coding sequence ATGAGCAAGACCTCTAAGGCTTACCGCGCTGCTGCGGAGAAGATTGATAAGTCCCGTTCCTACAGCCCAATCGAGGCTGCGAAGCTGGTGAAAGAAACCTCTTCGAAGAACTACGACGCCACAGTTGACGTTGCCATTCGGTTGGGCGTCGACCCACGCAAGGCAGACCAGCTGGTTCGCGGAACCGTGTCCCTGCCAAACGGTACCGGTAAGACTGTTCGCGTCATTGTCTTCGCCGAAGGCCCTAATGCAACCGCAGCTGAAGAGGCCGGTGCTGATGCCGTGGGTACCGCTGAGCTGATTGAGAAGATTCAGGGTGGCTGGACTGATTTCGACGCAGCCATCGCCACCCCAGACCAGATGGCCAAGGTTGGTCGTGTAGCGCGCGTTCTGGGTCCACGCGGCCTGATGCCAAACCCTAAGACCGGCACAGTGACTACTGATGTAGCTAAGGCTGTCTCTGAGATCAAGGGCGGAAAGATTTCCTTCCGCGTAGATAAAGCATCCAACCTGCACGCCATCATCGGTAAAGCATCCTTCGATGAGAAGAAGCTGGCGGAGAACTACGGTGCTTTGATCGATGAGCTGCTGCGTCAGAAGCCTTCTTCTTCCAAGGGCAAGTACCTGAAGAAGGTAACGATGTCCTCCACGAACGGTCCTTCCGTTCAGGTTGATGAGACCGTACAGAAGAACTACGCAGAGTAA
- the rplK gene encoding 50S ribosomal protein L11 — protein MAKPKKKVAGLIKLQIQAGQATPAPPVGPALGAHGVNIVEFTKAYNAATESQRGNIVPVEITVYEDRSFDFKLKTPPAAKLLLKAAGLQKGSGVPHTDKVGSVTWEQCKEIATTKKEDLSANDVENGARIIAGTARSMGIVVKDEPAKA, from the coding sequence ATGGCAAAGCCAAAGAAGAAGGTCGCTGGCCTTATTAAGTTGCAGATCCAAGCTGGTCAGGCTACCCCGGCTCCTCCGGTTGGCCCGGCGTTGGGTGCTCACGGCGTGAACATTGTTGAGTTCACCAAGGCATACAACGCTGCTACCGAGTCGCAGCGCGGCAACATCGTTCCAGTTGAGATCACTGTGTACGAAGACCGCTCCTTCGACTTCAAACTGAAAACTCCTCCTGCAGCTAAGCTGCTTCTGAAGGCCGCTGGTCTGCAGAAGGGCTCTGGCGTTCCTCACACTGATAAGGTCGGATCTGTGACGTGGGAGCAGTGCAAGGAGATTGCTACCACCAAGAAGGAAGACCTCAGCGCTAACGACGTGGAAAACGGTGCTCGCATCATCGCAGGTACCGCTCGCTCCATGGGCATCGTTGTGAAGGACGAACCAGCGAAGGCTTAG
- the nusG gene encoding transcription termination/antitermination protein NusG — translation MSDQTENTGNEPQEISAESLAADAQEDVQAAAAEAHAEAAEAAESAEGTGEEQSPEDAAMAAYKARLRKFMRELKKLDGEWYIVQCYSGYENKVKTNLEMRSQTLGVDEQIHEVVVPIEEVVELRDGKRKNVKRKLLPGYVLVRMNLEDAAWSVVRDTPGVTSFVGNEGKPTPVKIREVAKFLLPPEAATPAAEGAEGEAPAGAVDVSSTGVATPPKPASESVVVDYEVGESVTILSGPFASVSATISEIDTTSNRLKAMVSIFGRETPVELEFDQVEKLN, via the coding sequence ATGAGCGATCAGACTGAGAATACGGGCAACGAGCCACAGGAGATCAGCGCAGAGTCTCTGGCTGCCGACGCACAAGAGGACGTTCAAGCGGCGGCTGCAGAAGCTCACGCTGAAGCAGCTGAGGCGGCGGAGTCCGCCGAGGGCACTGGGGAAGAACAAAGCCCTGAAGATGCGGCAATGGCGGCTTACAAAGCGCGCCTGCGCAAGTTCATGCGGGAACTGAAGAAGCTCGACGGTGAGTGGTACATCGTCCAGTGCTACTCCGGTTATGAGAACAAGGTGAAGACCAACCTTGAAATGCGTTCTCAGACCCTCGGCGTGGATGAGCAGATCCATGAGGTCGTTGTCCCTATAGAGGAAGTTGTGGAGCTGCGCGATGGTAAGCGCAAGAATGTCAAGCGTAAGCTGTTGCCCGGCTACGTACTCGTCCGTATGAACCTGGAAGATGCTGCGTGGTCGGTTGTCCGCGACACCCCGGGTGTGACTTCCTTCGTGGGTAACGAAGGGAAACCAACTCCTGTAAAGATCCGTGAGGTTGCAAAGTTCCTGCTGCCTCCAGAGGCTGCCACTCCAGCAGCCGAAGGCGCCGAGGGAGAGGCGCCTGCAGGTGCCGTTGACGTGTCTTCCACGGGTGTGGCTACTCCTCCAAAGCCGGCATCCGAGTCTGTAGTTGTGGATTACGAGGTTGGCGAATCTGTCACCATTCTGTCCGGCCCATTCGCCTCAGTATCCGCCACCATTTCAGAGATCGACACCACCTCTAACCGTCTCAAGGCTATGGTGTCCATCTTTGGCCGTGAGACCCCGGTCGAATTGGAATTTGATCAGGTGGAGAAGCTCAACTAG
- the secE gene encoding preprotein translocase subunit SecE translates to MSEESTKTPVAGGSGTGGAPRPAGKRQVAGTASASRAASKRKAPEVVKTRSNPFAAIVDFIRGVIREIGKVIWPTGKEMVTYTFVVLGFLILMTVLVAGVDWGARELVKLMFNV, encoded by the coding sequence GTGAGCGAAGAGAGCACGAAAACCCCAGTGGCCGGTGGTTCCGGTACCGGCGGAGCTCCTCGCCCAGCGGGTAAGCGTCAGGTCGCCGGTACGGCATCGGCCTCGCGTGCAGCTAGTAAACGCAAGGCTCCTGAGGTGGTAAAAACCCGTAGCAATCCATTTGCTGCCATCGTGGACTTCATCCGTGGTGTTATCCGTGAAATTGGCAAAGTGATCTGGCCTACGGGTAAAGAAATGGTCACCTACACCTTTGTGGTCTTGGGCTTCCTCATTCTTATGACCGTCCTGGTTGCTGGTGTGGACTGGGGTGCTAGGGAATTAGTGAAGCTGATGTTCAACGTCTAG
- a CDS encoding polyprenyl synthetase family protein, with protein sequence MASTHSAEAQTTPVAPDLGNSQLNQALTEGLQRAESKLLNELAQGESFLTDKISHLAKAGGKRFRVMFALLAAQYGTRPTSDDVISAAVVVELTHLATLYHDDVMDEADRRRGAESANARWSNSVAILAGDYLFSVASKLMASLGSETVAHFAEAFQELVTGQMRETVGASEGEDPIEHYMTVIQEKTGVLIASAGFLGSLHGGAPREHVEALQLFGRNMGQVFQIVDDIIDVWSDPEESGKTPGTDLREGVFTLPMLYAMRQDDAIGARLREILVGPVTEDALVDEALDLIRRSHGREKSLEDVEYYRQRAEAELAKLPQNDVTDALRQLMKFSLERLG encoded by the coding sequence ATGGCAAGCACGCATAGTGCCGAGGCGCAGACCACTCCAGTGGCGCCAGATTTGGGAAATTCTCAACTCAACCAGGCTTTGACTGAGGGGCTGCAACGAGCGGAAAGCAAGCTGCTGAATGAGCTTGCACAGGGTGAGTCCTTTCTTACTGACAAGATCAGCCACCTTGCGAAAGCCGGTGGCAAGAGGTTCCGCGTGATGTTTGCCCTTTTGGCCGCACAGTACGGCACAAGGCCCACATCGGACGATGTAATCAGCGCGGCAGTGGTCGTGGAGCTCACTCACCTGGCGACCCTCTATCACGATGACGTGATGGATGAGGCTGATCGCCGCCGAGGAGCCGAGTCCGCCAATGCCCGGTGGAGCAATTCAGTGGCGATTCTCGCCGGTGACTACCTGTTTTCCGTCGCATCTAAGCTCATGGCTTCCCTCGGGTCAGAAACAGTGGCGCACTTTGCAGAAGCGTTTCAAGAGTTAGTTACTGGCCAGATGCGCGAGACAGTCGGTGCGTCCGAAGGCGAAGACCCTATCGAGCACTACATGACGGTGATCCAAGAGAAGACGGGTGTTCTCATCGCATCCGCTGGCTTCCTGGGCTCCTTGCATGGAGGAGCTCCACGTGAACACGTGGAGGCACTGCAGCTATTCGGGCGCAACATGGGTCAGGTTTTCCAGATCGTGGATGACATTATCGATGTGTGGTCCGATCCGGAAGAATCGGGTAAGACTCCGGGTACGGATCTTCGCGAAGGCGTGTTCACTCTGCCGATGCTCTATGCGATGCGTCAGGATGATGCGATCGGGGCACGTCTGCGTGAGATTCTGGTGGGGCCGGTGACCGAGGATGCGTTGGTGGACGAAGCGTTGGATCTGATCCGTCGTTCGCACGGCCGTGAGAAGTCTCTCGAAGATGTGGAATACTATCGTCAGCGCGCAGAGGCCGAATTGGCGAAACTTCCGCAGAATGACGTCACCGATGCGTTGCGTCAGCTTATGAAGTTCTCCTTGGAACGCTTGGGATAA
- a CDS encoding geranylgeranyl reductase family protein, whose protein sequence is MNVPGTSRDVVSADLVIVGAGPAGSAAAYWAARRGLDTVVVDMADILPHGRDKTCGDGLTPRAVEALERMDAGYLLEGHPTISGLKLHGFGGSVSAVWPSNGSFPPRGSAIARQELDLALLTHAVNAGARFIGSTKVIDVATSGHSIDELCARRPDGTFLTLKARQFLLAEGVRSGIGRKVGVQWLRGMVHGVAARSYITTPHGEEPWIHSHLELRDHHGVAQPGYGWIFPLGTDDSGVGHANLGCGALSTSARPAKINTKKLLKTYAEQISKEWTAGEPQHITSALLPMGGAVTRTAGQNWAAIGDTAALVNPLNGEGIDYALESARMVSALLDDALRNPDGLRFMWPAALREEYGAAFSLARRLALVLTMPGLLSAIGPLGLRGPLSTTVMGAAARLMGNLVTPEDKDLTAQLWRKAGRLSMTVDRLFAADSRPLFGVELS, encoded by the coding sequence ATGAATGTTCCAGGTACCTCCCGTGATGTTGTCTCCGCCGACCTCGTCATCGTCGGTGCAGGACCCGCTGGTTCCGCTGCCGCGTATTGGGCAGCCCGGCGCGGTCTGGACACCGTGGTGGTCGACATGGCTGACATACTGCCCCACGGCCGCGACAAGACGTGTGGCGATGGCCTCACCCCCCGTGCCGTGGAGGCTCTGGAGCGCATGGACGCGGGTTATCTACTGGAGGGACACCCCACCATCAGCGGCCTGAAACTGCATGGTTTCGGTGGATCCGTCAGCGCTGTCTGGCCCAGCAACGGTTCCTTCCCTCCCCGTGGCTCCGCAATCGCTCGTCAAGAACTCGACCTCGCGTTGCTCACTCATGCGGTTAATGCCGGCGCTCGCTTCATAGGTTCGACCAAAGTTATCGACGTCGCAACCTCCGGCCACAGCATTGACGAACTGTGTGCGAGGAGACCCGATGGAACTTTTCTCACCCTGAAAGCCAGACAGTTCCTGCTAGCGGAAGGGGTACGAAGTGGCATTGGGCGAAAAGTCGGGGTGCAATGGCTACGGGGAATGGTGCACGGTGTGGCTGCGCGTAGTTACATCACCACCCCCCACGGTGAGGAACCGTGGATCCACTCCCATCTTGAATTACGTGATCACCACGGCGTAGCGCAGCCCGGTTATGGATGGATCTTTCCTCTCGGCACCGACGACTCCGGCGTTGGGCATGCCAACCTCGGTTGCGGGGCACTATCAACCAGCGCCCGACCCGCAAAAATCAACACCAAAAAGTTGTTGAAAACCTACGCAGAGCAGATCAGCAAAGAATGGACGGCGGGGGAACCACAGCACATCACCAGTGCCCTTCTGCCGATGGGCGGCGCCGTGACGCGCACAGCTGGGCAGAACTGGGCTGCCATTGGAGACACCGCAGCCTTGGTGAATCCACTCAACGGTGAAGGAATCGACTACGCACTGGAAAGCGCCCGGATGGTCAGCGCGTTGCTAGACGATGCACTCCGAAACCCTGATGGACTTCGGTTCATGTGGCCCGCCGCGCTCCGCGAGGAATACGGAGCAGCGTTCAGCCTGGCACGGCGCCTCGCGCTCGTGCTCACCATGCCCGGACTCCTCAGCGCGATCGGACCACTTGGCCTGCGAGGACCTCTGTCCACCACGGTGATGGGAGCTGCCGCGCGCCTGATGGGCAACCTTGTCACTCCCGAGGACAAAGACCTCACCGCACAACTCTGGCGCAAGGCCGGTCGGCTGTCCATGACTGTGGACAGACTATTCGCCGCCGACTCACGGCCGCTGTTCGGCGTCGAACTCTCTTAG
- a CDS encoding demethylmenaquinone methyltransferase, translated as MSRASLEKNPQEVASMFDEVGKKYDITNTVLSFGQDRYWRKRTRRRLNLKRGDLVLDLAAGTGVSTQEFAKSGAYCVACDFSQGMLKAGRYRQLPMVCGDGTQLPFADNTFDAVTINYGLRNIVDFRAGLREMARVTKPGGTLVVGEFSTPVVPIFSTFYKEYLMRALPQVAKVVSSNPEAYEYLAESIRAWPNQEELAAEINANGWERAGWQNLTGGIVALHSAMKPLES; from the coding sequence GTGTCTCGCGCAAGTCTGGAAAAGAACCCACAAGAAGTCGCCTCGATGTTCGACGAGGTTGGCAAGAAGTATGACATCACCAACACGGTCTTGAGCTTCGGTCAAGATCGCTATTGGCGCAAGCGCACACGGCGTCGACTCAATCTGAAGCGCGGTGACTTGGTCTTGGATTTAGCCGCAGGCACGGGCGTGTCTACGCAAGAATTCGCGAAATCTGGAGCGTATTGCGTTGCATGTGACTTCTCCCAAGGAATGCTGAAAGCGGGGCGTTACCGCCAGCTCCCTATGGTCTGCGGTGATGGTACACAGCTGCCGTTTGCGGATAACACGTTTGATGCTGTGACTATCAACTACGGTCTGCGCAATATCGTGGATTTCCGAGCCGGCTTGAGGGAAATGGCTCGCGTGACCAAGCCGGGTGGGACACTGGTGGTCGGTGAGTTTTCTACCCCTGTGGTTCCCATTTTTTCCACCTTCTACAAGGAATATTTGATGCGGGCTCTTCCACAGGTGGCGAAGGTGGTGAGTTCTAATCCGGAGGCCTACGAGTACCTCGCGGAATCTATCCGCGCGTGGCCGAACCAGGAGGAGCTGGCAGCAGAGATCAATGCCAATGGTTGGGAAAGAGCGGGGTGGCAAAACCTCACTGGGGGCATCGTGGCTCTCCACTCGGCCATGAAACCACTGGAGAGCTAA
- a CDS encoding glycosyltransferase family 4 protein, giving the protein MRVAIVAESFLPNVNGVTNSVLRVLEHLRRENHEALVIAPGARERQEEISHYEGYPIVRVPTVEMPMINSLPIGVPMPVVRKTLQRFQPDVVHLASPFVLGAAGAFAAKSLNIPCVAIFQTDIAGFAKNYKLKALTRATWQWSRAFHNICAMTLAPSSQTIAELDKHGIHNVKHWGRGVDTVRFHPSKRSEKLREEWLREGEQKRRAHGYESAVPVMERRVVGYVGRLAAEKSVERLAALNSRHDIQLVVVGDGPDEAMLREAMPTAVFTGGLYGEDLPRAYASLDIFVHTGQFETFCQAIQEAHASGVPAIAPAAGGPMDLIVPGLNGYLLDADTFFQSLPQAVNSVCATGLASMRAHAVLSVQGKTWESVCGQLLAYYDQAVRGEVAEDVPLVSHDATCSSTTCSSRSRLGEVKESSAA; this is encoded by the coding sequence ATGCGTGTTGCGATCGTTGCTGAAAGCTTTCTGCCTAACGTCAACGGGGTTACTAATTCAGTCCTGCGTGTTTTGGAGCATCTCCGGCGAGAAAACCATGAGGCTTTGGTCATTGCCCCGGGAGCTCGCGAACGCCAGGAGGAAATCTCTCACTATGAGGGATACCCCATCGTCCGCGTGCCGACTGTGGAAATGCCGATGATCAACTCCCTGCCCATCGGTGTCCCGATGCCTGTGGTGCGCAAGACTCTCCAGCGTTTTCAACCCGATGTGGTACACCTCGCGAGCCCATTCGTTCTGGGCGCAGCAGGCGCTTTTGCAGCGAAGTCCCTGAACATTCCTTGTGTAGCAATCTTTCAGACGGACATCGCGGGCTTTGCCAAGAACTACAAACTCAAAGCCCTGACGCGCGCGACTTGGCAGTGGTCTAGGGCGTTTCACAATATTTGCGCTATGACCTTAGCGCCCAGCTCTCAAACTATAGCTGAACTGGACAAACACGGGATTCACAACGTAAAGCATTGGGGGCGAGGAGTGGATACCGTGCGTTTTCACCCCTCCAAGCGAAGCGAAAAGTTGCGAGAGGAATGGCTACGCGAGGGAGAGCAAAAGCGGCGTGCACACGGCTATGAGTCTGCCGTGCCAGTGATGGAACGCAGGGTGGTCGGCTATGTGGGTCGTCTTGCTGCCGAGAAGTCGGTGGAGCGTCTCGCGGCACTAAACAGTCGGCATGATATTCAGTTGGTGGTGGTCGGGGACGGCCCGGACGAGGCTATGCTCCGTGAGGCAATGCCCACTGCGGTGTTCACGGGGGGACTGTATGGTGAAGATCTTCCCCGGGCGTATGCTAGCTTGGACATTTTTGTTCACACCGGCCAGTTCGAGACGTTCTGCCAGGCAATCCAGGAGGCTCATGCGTCTGGAGTGCCCGCGATAGCCCCAGCTGCCGGTGGTCCAATGGATCTTATCGTCCCAGGTCTCAACGGTTATTTGCTGGATGCTGACACCTTTTTTCAGTCACTGCCGCAGGCTGTGAATTCTGTGTGTGCGACGGGGCTTGCTTCTATGCGAGCTCATGCTGTGCTGTCTGTGCAGGGGAAGACGTGGGAGTCTGTGTGTGGGCAGCTGCTTGCTTACTATGACCAAGCCGTGCGCGGCGAGGTGGCGGAGGACGTTCCCCTTGTTTCACACGACGCCACCTGTTCCTCCACCACCTGCAGTTCCCGTAGCCGCCTAGGTGAAGTTAAGGAAAGCTCGGCGGCATGA